Proteins encoded by one window of Verrucomicrobiota bacterium:
- a CDS encoding tRNA uridine-5-carboxymethylaminomethyl(34) synthesis GTPase MnmE, whose translation MPTESDTIAAIATAAGRGALGIVRLSGPDAVAIAGRVFRGVSGDPASFESHTVHFGRVVSDDGLIDTVLLNVMRAPRSYTGEDSVELSCHGGRV comes from the coding sequence ATGCCGACGGAGAGCGACACGATCGCGGCGATTGCGACGGCGGCGGGGCGCGGGGCGCTGGGCATTGTGCGGCTGAGCGGGCCGGACGCGGTGGCGATTGCCGGGCGCGTGTTCCGCGGGGTGAGCGGCGATCCGGCGAGCTTCGAGTCGCACACGGTGCATTTCGGGCGCGTCGTATCCGACGACGGGCTGATTGATACCGTGTTGCTTAACGTTATGCGTGCGCCGCGCAGCTACACGGGCGAGGATTCCGTGGAGCTGTCGTGTCACGGCGGGCGCGT
- a CDS encoding TFIIB-type zinc ribbon-containing protein, with amino-acid sequence MILCPFCGTRLERNEQGYEVYCRACGYDVLEEPPRGVQTQEAGLRGEDRVKLVWHLVIALVFIAGAFWLVFDVSKTPLTVVSGLIFIGAMAGYGTVGAVLRSIEPVSADTILDPIGCITGQLVHGLILRLMLHSARAIADAASGLVRLVTRWL; translated from the coding sequence ATGATCCTCTGCCCGTTCTGCGGCACGCGGCTCGAGCGCAACGAGCAAGGCTACGAGGTCTACTGCCGGGCGTGCGGGTACGACGTGCTCGAGGAACCGCCGCGCGGCGTCCAGACCCAAGAAGCCGGTCTGCGCGGCGAGGACCGCGTCAAGCTGGTCTGGCATCTTGTGATCGCGCTGGTGTTCATCGCTGGCGCGTTCTGGCTCGTGTTCGACGTGAGCAAGACGCCGCTCACCGTCGTTAGCGGGCTGATCTTCATTGGGGCGATGGCCGGCTATGGCACTGTCGGGGCCGTGCTGCGCTCGATCGAGCCGGTGTCGGCCGACACGATCCTGGACCCGATCGGCTGCATCACGGGGCAGCTTGTTCATGGCCTCATCCTGCGCCTGATGCTCCATTCCGCGCGGGCGATTGCGGACGCGGCGAGCGGCCTTGTGCGGCTCGTTACGCGGTGGCTGTGA
- a CDS encoding dUTPase has translation MMFVMQKELNRRIGQDTDTMDDDARVEWVLNYSRALGQELAELVDSVPWKWWANYQKFEKQNARVEIVDLFHFLISLAQTVGLSADDVYAAYTKKNEINFARQDSGYTTKDESDNKDI, from the coding sequence ATGATGTTCGTGATGCAGAAGGAGCTCAACCGCCGCATCGGCCAGGACACCGACACGATGGACGACGATGCGCGCGTCGAGTGGGTGCTCAACTACTCGCGCGCACTCGGCCAGGAGCTCGCCGAGCTTGTCGACAGCGTGCCGTGGAAGTGGTGGGCCAACTACCAGAAGTTCGAGAAGCAGAACGCCCGGGTCGAGATCGTCGACCTGTTCCATTTCCTCATCTCGCTCGCCCAAACCGTGGGGCTGAGCGCCGACGATGTCTACGCCGCCTACACGAAGAAGAACGAGATCAACTTCGCCCGCCAGGACTCCGGCTACACGACCAAAGACGAGTCGGACAACAAGGATATCTGA
- a CDS encoding ribonuclease HII, with amino-acid sequence MDSAGIPDPEIERLEAMLVYEREAWAAGRRCVAGVDEAGRGPLAGPVVAAAVVLPRERLIAGIDDSKRLTAAAREAVFARLAADPEVRAGVGVCSVEEIEALNILGATWRAMIRAVEALPVQPDFLLVDGTFIKGMTLPHRRIVKGDRLSASIAAASIVAKVTRDRLMLELDGQYGAYGFARHKGYGTKHHVEMLRKHGPCPAHRKGFAPVKELLGAREIPREGGTLWATSST; translated from the coding sequence ATGGACAGCGCGGGGATTCCGGATCCTGAGATCGAGCGGCTCGAGGCGATGCTCGTCTACGAGCGCGAGGCGTGGGCGGCCGGGCGACGGTGCGTGGCCGGCGTCGACGAGGCCGGACGCGGACCGCTCGCGGGCCCGGTGGTGGCTGCGGCGGTCGTGTTGCCGCGCGAGCGGCTCATCGCGGGGATCGACGATTCAAAGCGGCTCACCGCCGCAGCGCGCGAGGCGGTCTTTGCGCGGCTTGCGGCCGATCCCGAGGTGCGCGCCGGTGTGGGTGTCTGCTCGGTCGAGGAGATCGAGGCGCTCAACATTCTCGGGGCGACGTGGCGGGCAATGATTCGCGCCGTCGAGGCGCTGCCCGTGCAGCCCGACTTCCTGCTCGTCGACGGCACGTTCATCAAGGGGATGACGCTGCCGCACCGGCGCATCGTCAAGGGCGACCGGCTCAGCGCGTCGATCGCGGCGGCGTCGATTGTCGCCAAGGTGACGCGTGACCGGTTGATGCTCGAGCTTGACGGGCAGTACGGCGCGTACGGTTTCGCGCGGCACAAGGGATACGGCACAAAGCACCACGTCGAGATGCTCAGGAAACACGGGCCGTGTCCCGCGCACCGTAAGGGGTTTGCGCCCGTCAAGGAACTGCTCGGGGCGCGGGAGATTCCGCGCGAAGGAGGTACGCTGTGGGCGACAAGCTCGACATGA
- the rplS gene encoding 50S ribosomal protein L19, with protein sequence MEAIKAIEKEQLRSDLPEFNIGDTIKVWIKIVEGDRERSQPFTGTVIARKGGGTSESITLRRVVYGEGVERVIPLHSPRLDKIEVVREGHVRRAKLYHLREKIGKAARVKAKRRAS encoded by the coding sequence ATGGAAGCAATCAAGGCGATTGAGAAGGAACAGCTCCGCAGCGACCTGCCGGAGTTCAACATCGGCGACACGATCAAGGTCTGGATCAAGATCGTCGAGGGTGACCGCGAGCGCAGCCAGCCGTTCACGGGCACCGTGATCGCGCGCAAGGGCGGCGGCACCTCGGAATCGATCACGCTGCGGCGCGTCGTATACGGCGAGGGCGTCGAGCGCGTCATCCCCCTGCACTCGCCGCGGCTCGACAAGATCGAGGTGGTGCGCGAGGGCCACGTGCGCCGCGCCAAGCTCTACCACCTGCGCGAGAAGATCGGCAAGGCCGCCCGCGTCAAGGCCAAGCGCCGCGCGTCGTAA